A window of candidate division WOR-3 bacterium genomic DNA:
ATAGGTCTATGTTCAATTAAAAGACCTTATCATTCTGTCTGTAAGTAGACGCGCATCGCAAATTAAAGGCTAAAGATTTCAAATAGCCGAATATTCGCTCATAAGTCACTTCGCATTAAATCAGGATGACAAAAAAGACTTGTCATTATGAACCTTCATGCCTTTCATCCTGATTATTTCCACTTCGCATTCTAATTTTTATCATTATGAGATTTTTCCCTTTTGTTATTCTGGCTCTTTTCTTCTGTCATACTGAATTCATCTCCCTTTTAGCATTCTGAGTCTTTTATCTTTCTCTGTCATTCTGGTGAGCGAAGCGACGACAAATCCCATTTGCCCAAAAAGCATCCGCATTTTAAGATTCTGAATCAAATGTATAATGACAATATGCCTTCCTTTCTGTCATTCTGAGCGAAGCGAAGAATCCCAAATGCCGAGGAATATTAAATTTTACATACTCCACACAGAATGCCGAAAGACCGGCAGTTGAGATGTTTCGCTACCGCTCAACATGACAAACAAAGTGGCCTCTCGCATTCCCAGTGTCAAGCAATAGAGAAAGTCATCTGAAAGACCGTCAACGATGTCTCTGAAAAATATCCAGCGAGATTAGTGTATTCAATAAACTAAAATTGACCTTTTCAGAATTCTATATTCTTGTTGACAAATCACAAAAAATTTGGTATAAGATTAAAATATAAGTGTTATGCAAAAAACAAAAAACCGGCGGCTACGCATAATTGAAAGCATTCTATTTTAAAGAATTAATTGGGGCACTCCGGCTCCGCTTTCTAATTGAGAAGGATTCTTTAAAATATGCTTGATAGCCGCCGGTATTAAATTAGCAATAACTGATTATGAAAAACAATCAATTTGAAGTTCCAATTGAAAAACTACGATTAGTTTGCGACCCGAACAAATTTCCTTTTGAAACAACTGATGAAGTTGGAATATGTAATGATATTATTGGTCAAGACCGAGCAGTTAAAGCCTTAAAGTTGGGAATAGAAATTCCCAGTGCCGGCTATCATATTTTTGTTACAGGTTTAGTGGGCACTGGTCGCACAACCGCTGTAAAGTATCTTTTAGATACTGCGGAAAAAAGTAAAAAAATTCCTGATGATATTCTCTATGTGAATAATTTTGCTGACCCTGATAATCCTAAATTAATCCGACTACCAGCAGGTATGGGTGATAAATTCGCTTACGCGATGGAAGAATTAATTGAGAACCTTAAGAAAAATATTCCGATGGTCTTAGAAAGCGATACCTATCAACTGCGCCGAAATAAATTGATTGAACATTTTAAGGCAAAATCATCTACCTTGGCATTAGAATTTGAAAAGAAACTGCAAGCCGAAAATTTTGGTATCGTGCAATTACTACCGATCGCTCAGCCCGAGTTGGTTTATATTTATGAAAACCAGCAATTAAATTTTGAAGGCGTTGCTAATTTGTATGCGGAACAAAAAATTACTCGCGAACAGTTTCAAGAAATTCAAAAGAAGTTCGATAAATTTTCCCAAGAATTAAATGAAATTTTCCAAAAAATCAAAGCAATTGAAAAAGAGACCCGCGCCAGTTTATCAAAATTAGAACAAGATACAATAAAACCCGTCGTTTTAGAACAAATCGAAGAAATTAAAAGTGAGTTCAATTTCGAACCGGTTCATCATTATTTAGATGAGGTCACAAAAGCAATCTTATCCAATATTGAAAGATTTATTCCTCAAGAGAAAAAATCCCATAGTCCAGTTATTGACCAATTTTTAGAATTTAAGGTTAATGTCTTAGTTGATAATTCACATCTTGAAGGCGCACCGGTTATTTTTGAGACAACTCCAACTTACAAAAACATTTTTGGCACAATTGAGCGGGTCTGGGACCGTTCTGGCCAATGGCGAACTGATTTTACAAAAATTAAAGCCGGTTCACTTCTCAAAGCCGATGGCGGATTTTTGATATTAAATGCCTTAGATGCAATTTTAGAGCCCGGAGTCTGGCCAACTTTGAAAAGAACTTTACGCAATCGGATATTAGAGATAACATCCTTTGACCCCTATACGATGTTTGCTATTTCCGGATTAAAACCTGAACCCATACCAATTGATGTTAAAGTGATAATGATTGGCGATGCTCGCATCTATAATATCTTATATAATTACGACGAAGACTTCAAAAAAATCTTTAAGGTTCGGGCGGATTTTGATTGGGTAATGCCATTATCCGATGAAACCATTAGACAATACGCCCAAGTGATAAAAGGAATTTGTCATAAAGAAAATTTACTTGCTTTTGATAAGACCGCAGTCGCTGCTATTGTAGAATACGGGGTCCGTTTAGCCGGGAGAAAAAATTATCTCTCAACCCAGTTTAATCTTATCACGGATGTGCTCAAAGAGGCTAATTATTGGGCACAAAAAGAAAAGGCAAAAGTAATATCAAAAAGACATATTGAAAAAGCAATTGAAGAAAGAATCGAGCGTGTAAAATTAATCGAAGATAAAATTCAAAAGATGATTGAAGAAGGCACCATCTTTATTGATACTGAAGGTAAAGTTGTCGGACAAGTCAACGGTTTATCAATTTATGATGTTGGCGAATATTCCTTTGGTCGTCCTTCGCGCATCACGGCCAAAATTGGTGTTGGTGCCTCGGGTGTAATCAATATTGAGCGCGAAGCCGAACTCTCTGGTCCAATTCATAGTAAGGGCGTCTTAATTCTTTCTGGTTATCTTCGTGATAAATATGCTCAAGATAAACCATTAGCCTTAAGTGCCAGTTTATGCTTTGAGCAATCTTATTCAGGTGTTGAAGGCGATAGCGCTTCTTCAGCCGAACTTTATGCGTTGCTCTCCAGCCTTTCTGGCATTCCAATTCGCCAGGATTTAGCGGTTACCGGTTCAGTCAATCAAAAAGGTGAAGTGCAACCCATCGGCGGCGTCAATCAAAAAATTGAAGGGTTTTTTGCGGTATGTAAAGCCAAAGGACTTACTGGCACTCAAGGTGTAATTATTCCCCAAGCCAATATTGACGATTTGATGTTGCGCAATGAAGTATTAGAAGCAGTCCGCCAAGGAAAATTTCATATTTATGCAATAAAGACCATTGATGAAGGAATTGAACTCTTAACCGGTGTCAAAGCCGGCACAAAAGATGAAAATGGCAATTATCCTCAAGGAACCATCAACTATTTAGTTAACGAAAGATTAAAACAATTAGCCCAATACTGGCAGGAGTATCAAGGTCTTTCAACCGGAAAAAGTAACCTCTAATTATTATTTACCACCATTAGGTGGGCTTATCTTTTCTTTAATTGTGGCTAAACTCTTACCTTTTTTAATCAAATAATTATTTATTATCTTTACTACTAAAAATCCCAATCCCAGTCCCACACCACCCAAAATTGCCGAAAACTTCTCACTGCTGATTTTTCTACCGAAAAATACTCCAATTAAAAATAACACTACGGGGAGCCCTAAAACCAATGATAGCGATAAAACCCGATGTTTTTCTTTTATCTCAATTTTTACCCAATCACCAACTTGAGCATTAAGATTGTTTTGTAGTTCGATTACTTTCTTATTTTTACCTAAGGGATTACAGATATTGGCTTGAGTGCAATGGGCACAACCACCTGATGGTGTAATTTCAATTTTAGCGGTTGTTCCTTCTATCTCAATTATCTTACCAATCTCTTCCATTTATGGTAACGGTGGCATGACTCTTCTTCCCCGAGCTCTACCAGGAGTATTGTCAAATACTTCAATAATATGATAAATTACCGCAATTGATTGTCGAGGTGACGAACTGTGAAAATAGTCGTGAACCGTATTGATGTATTCAACAACATCTTTCTCATAAGGCGTAAGTTTAGGATTGTGCGGATGTAACATTTGAGCAATCGCTCTTAATTCATAAGACGGAAAATCTAAAAAGACAATTGCCACACCAGGGTCAGTCATTTGATTTAAGAAAGTGTGAGTTTCAAATTCCGGTGTGGCATAAAGTTCTAACGAGACCTGTTTGGTTGGGTCAAAAATCTCTTTACCATTGCGGTATAAACTTTCCAGAATTGAAATCTTTTTTTGCATATCAGCATCAAAAGTAGTTTTTAATAAATTCAGCACTTCTTTAATCTTTTCTGACTTAGGTAAAAATCCCATACCTTTTACCGCACAGTTTATTGAGAATTGCGCATCATTTCTTTTCAAACCATGAGAAGCAACCATTCCGTTATGAGCACCAGCTAAAGAAGGCATTTGGTCTTTTCGGATGCGTTCAATTGTTTCTAAGCGTCGTTGAAAACTCCAGTCCAAGAATTTCTCTGGCAGGGGTTGGATTTTGAAGTTTTGCCAGCGATTTTCTACTCGGGCGCGAATAATTCCCTTATGGTAATTTTTTAAATCAATATTAGTCTGGATAAAATAACCACCTTTTCTCCAAAACTTTCGCTGAGCATGCTCAATGTTTTTAGAACCTTTGCAACTTAAGAGAATAATAGACATCATAAACAAATAAAAAATACCCCTCATTACTAATTAAATATTAAGCGTAAAAATTTTGGGCCTTATTAATTTTGGCGTTAGGATTAATTATTCTTCAATTTTAATTGCTGAAGTTGGACAATCTTCTGCTGCCTGTCGTGCGCATTCTTCAGCACCAGGCGCGATGATTTCTTGCTTTGCCTTGGCAACATCGCCATCCATTTCAAAAATATCAGGACAGGATGTTACACAGAGTTCACAACCTGTGCATAGTTCTTTATCAACACTAACTTTCATATTATCTCCTTTACTAAATTAGTAAAATTTGTAAAATATATTAGAAAAAAATTGTGCGACTGTCAAGGATAAAATTCTAAAACAACAGTGAAAAAAGTCAATTTTTACTATTACTCAATGAATATTTCTTGTGTTTCTCCCTACGGATGTATGCCGCCAGTGTCTTCAGTGGCATTTTGCCAGAGGGCGCGATACTAAATCCTCTGAACAAATTTTCTGAATTACTTGCGATACGCGCCCATTCGCTACGACGCCGCTTCGGGTCGGTCAATATTTTATGATAAAAATTAACTCTTTCAGAAATTGCTAAATATGGCTATTGACAAGTCTAATTTATTGCTTATAATGTAAAATGTCTAAGCATAAATTTTTATAAAAACTTTATTATATGTAATATCAATTAGATACGGACAAAGAAATTTTTTATAAAATAACGAGATACAAAGAATCAAAATAATCTTTATGATGTCCAAAAAGTTTATCGGCAAAAGCGAACTTAACTATGAAGAATAAAGTTATCCCCAAAATCATCTATATTACTTTAATTCTTCTAATTGCATTTGTTATTTATCTGCTTCCTATACCTAACATTTCTGAACCCGCAAAACGGACACTATCCATACTAACTATTGCCGCTCTATTCTGGATAACTGAAATTATCCCCTTATATATTACTTCCTTTGTAATTTTATTCTTGGAAGCAATATTTTTAACTAATCAAATGGGCGGTAATTTCAAAATTTTTTTAGTGCCCTTTTTTGACTCCGTCATTGTTTTGTTTTTAGGCGGACTGGTTTTGGCTCAGGCATTAAAGAAATATGATTTGGATGAATGGTTCACTTTTATCATCTTAAAACGAATTGGTAATAAGCCTTCGCAAGTTTTAATTGGCTTTATGGCGGTAACCGCGTTTCTTTCCATGTGGATGTCCAATACGGCTACCACCGCATTAATGATTGGGTTAGTGCTCGTTTTAACGCAAAACATTCCCCGAAACGACCCTTTAATAACTGCCCTGGCTTTAGGAATTCCATTTTCAGCCAACATTGGTGGTATTGCTACACCAATCGGAACTCCACCTAATGCCTTAACTATTAGTATCTTACATTCGAAAAATATCACCATTACATTTTTAGGCTGGATGCTCTTTGGATTGCCATTAACAATAATTCTTTTTTTGGTGATTTATCTAATCTTAAAAAAATATTTTAAGTCTAATTTAAGAGAGATTAATTTAGCACAAGAAAAAAATAATGGTTTTTCTAATGAACAAAAATTAATTATCGCCGTATTTCTTATGACGGTGCTATTATGGCTCACTTTTGAACTCCATAAAATTCCAACCAGTATTGTTGCTTTATTGCCGGTAATTATTTTTAGTGGTTCAGGATTATTAAAAGAAGAGGACTTTGGGCGCATTGGTTGGGATACATTAATCTTAATGGGCGGTGGTTTGTCCTTAGGAATGACTATCGAAAAGAGTGGTTTAAGCAGTTGGTTTGTCAGTCAAATTAATTTTGCCGCCCTACCTAATGTTATTTTATTAACAAGTATCACTTTGATTACTATCTTTTTAACCAGTTTCATTTCTAATACCAGTGCCGCGGCAATTCTCTTACCCATTGCAGTAAGTTTAACCACCAAACCAATTGGTCCGGCACTTGCTGTCGGTTTATCAGCCTCAATTGCAATGGTCTTACCAGTCAGCACACCTCCAAATGCAATTGCTTATGGTTCAGGCTTGATAAAAACAAAAGATATGGTCAAATATGGTGGCATAATTGCAATCTTGTCAGCAATTATTATAACACTATTTGTTTTGCTCATATCTTTATTAGTTAAATAAATTATTGTCAACGCAAAGGGAGAAAATTTATGGAAAGCGCCAAAAGAGAAACCTGTCCCAAATGTAAAAGCACTACCTTAATCAATAATGTTTTAGTTAAAACCGGAGATAATATCCGAGTTTATGTTGAATGTGCCAATTGCCATGCTTTTGTTGCTCGCTATACTTTATTAACCTATACTTCTGATAAACCTTATGAAGTCTTATTAAGACGACTGCGTTGTTTAGAATATGCTAGTGGCAAAAAGGCCCTTCGAGAATTAGAAGAATATAATAAATTTATTGAACAGGAATTTGCTCATGCAAAATCATTAGTTGCCACTGAAGAAACCCGAACAATTGAAGACCTGATAAAAGCCAAATACGAAAAGACCGACGATAATTCCGAATCGGTTTCGACTGATTGTCGTTAAATCAAAATTGAGAACTCGGAAAAAGCCAAGTTCTACTTAAGATACTGAGTTTTCCGAACACTGTTTGTCTTGCTTTGCTTTGTTTACTATTGGTTCCTTGGCACTTTTTCAGATATTTCAAAATAAAAACTCTCAAAGTTTGTACCCAACATATTGGTGACACAGAAAAGAGAAAGAAATTCCTTGATTTCATGTTTTATTGAGCAGAAAATTATTTTTTTGAAGTCTCAAAATAGACTATATGACCAATAAGTTATCTTTTTCTTTTCTAAGAAAGACATTATTGTGAGACCGTAGAAATAACCGGCAGTCATCGAAAAGGACTTAAAAAAATCTTTTCTAAAAATTAATAATATAATTGGACATCATAAATTGATGTTTTATTTAGTCTTGACTTTTAGGTAAAAATTAGTAGTCTAAAATATGGCTCGGATATATTTAGGTCTGGGTTCTAATTTGAATGACCGTGAATATATGATAAAGCGCGCAATCCAAAGTCTTAATCGCCATAATATCAATGTGATTCGAATCTCACCAATTTATGAAACTGAACCCATCAATGATAGTGGAAATAATATTTCAGTATTACCTAAGACAGCGCCAACTACCTCAGCAAAATTTCTTAATTGTGTTGCCTTAGCCGAAACATTATATGAACCCGAGGTATTACTAAAAGTAATCAATGATATTGAGAATAATTTAGGTCGTAAACGAAAAGAAGGAATTCGCAATTTACCTCGGACAATTGATATTGATATCTTATTTTACGATGACCGAATTATTGATACGCCAAATCTGAAAATTCCTCATACCGCATTGCATAAACGCGCTTTCGTGCTTATACCCTTATTTGATTTGAACCCTGAACTATTTCATCCGGTCATCAAGAAAACAGTTAAAGATCTGTTAAAGTCAGTAGACAAAAAAGGAGTGGTTCTTTGGCAGAGTCAGCCAATATCGACACGGATTTAAGATATATTGCCATTGAGGGAATGATTGGAGTTGGCAAAACCGCTTTGGCAATAAAACTTGCGGAAAAATTGAATGCACGATGTGTCTTAGAAGAAGTTGAAGAAAATCCATTTCTTGCCAATTTTTACCAAGATATGCGAACCTACGCTTTACCCACCCAGTTATTCTTTTTACTTTCGCGACATCGACAACAGCAACAGATATCCCAACAGGCATTATTTCAAGAAAGAATTGTCTCTGATTATACTTTTTATAAAGACCGGATATTTGCTTATCTAAATCTATCTGACCACGAGTTAAAATTATATGAGAAGATTTATGACTTTCTGGAAAAGGATGTGCCGAAGCCAGATTTAGTTGTATATCTCCAAGCATCAATCCCTTTGTTATTAGAACGAATTAAAAAGCGTGGCCGAAGTTTCGAGCAGGACATTAGCCCTGAATATCTTGAAGCACTCTCTGATGCTTATAATCGCTTCTTCTTACATTATGACGCAACACCGCTCCTAATCGTTAACACTGCTAATTTAGATTTTGTCAAAAACGAAGATGATTTTGTTACTTTATTTAAAGAGATTATCACTACCACCCAAGGACGTCGATTCTTTTCACCCAGAACAAAAAAAATAAGATAAACAAACCTTATTCAACAAAATTTATAAATCTTTTAGCCTTAATTAAACACCTATTGTTATCTAACACCATTTTGGTAGTAACAACGCAAATTAGTGTAAGTGTTTTTATATGTATTAGTTAAAATTTGATATGGTTAAACCAGTTGACGTTGACTTTATCTTAAGTTAAACTATATATAATAGTATATTCAAATAAAAGAAAATATGGTAGTTTTGACATTGCTTT
This region includes:
- a CDS encoding AAA family ATPase — translated: MKNNQFEVPIEKLRLVCDPNKFPFETTDEVGICNDIIGQDRAVKALKLGIEIPSAGYHIFVTGLVGTGRTTAVKYLLDTAEKSKKIPDDILYVNNFADPDNPKLIRLPAGMGDKFAYAMEELIENLKKNIPMVLESDTYQLRRNKLIEHFKAKSSTLALEFEKKLQAENFGIVQLLPIAQPELVYIYENQQLNFEGVANLYAEQKITREQFQEIQKKFDKFSQELNEIFQKIKAIEKETRASLSKLEQDTIKPVVLEQIEEIKSEFNFEPVHHYLDEVTKAILSNIERFIPQEKKSHSPVIDQFLEFKVNVLVDNSHLEGAPVIFETTPTYKNIFGTIERVWDRSGQWRTDFTKIKAGSLLKADGGFLILNALDAILEPGVWPTLKRTLRNRILEITSFDPYTMFAISGLKPEPIPIDVKVIMIGDARIYNILYNYDEDFKKIFKVRADFDWVMPLSDETIRQYAQVIKGICHKENLLAFDKTAVAAIVEYGVRLAGRKNYLSTQFNLITDVLKEANYWAQKEKAKVISKRHIEKAIEERIERVKLIEDKIQKMIEEGTIFIDTEGKVVGQVNGLSIYDVGEYSFGRPSRITAKIGVGASGVINIEREAELSGPIHSKGVLILSGYLRDKYAQDKPLALSASLCFEQSYSGVEGDSASSAELYALLSSLSGIPIRQDLAVTGSVNQKGEVQPIGGVNQKIEGFFAVCKAKGLTGTQGVIIPQANIDDLMLRNEVLEAVRQGKFHIYAIKTIDEGIELLTGVKAGTKDENGNYPQGTINYLVNERLKQLAQYWQEYQGLSTGKSNL
- a CDS encoding SoxR reducing system RseC family protein; the protein is MEEIGKIIEIEGTTAKIEITPSGGCAHCTQANICNPLGKNKKVIELQNNLNAQVGDWVKIEIKEKHRVLSLSLVLGLPVVLFLIGVFFGRKISSEKFSAILGGVGLGLGFLVVKIINNYLIKKGKSLATIKEKISPPNGGK
- a CDS encoding ferredoxin, whose protein sequence is MKVSVDKELCTGCELCVTSCPDIFEMDGDVAKAKQEIIAPGAEECARQAAEDCPTSAIKIEE
- a CDS encoding DASS family sodium-coupled anion symporter → MKNKVIPKIIYITLILLIAFVIYLLPIPNISEPAKRTLSILTIAALFWITEIIPLYITSFVILFLEAIFLTNQMGGNFKIFLVPFFDSVIVLFLGGLVLAQALKKYDLDEWFTFIILKRIGNKPSQVLIGFMAVTAFLSMWMSNTATTALMIGLVLVLTQNIPRNDPLITALALGIPFSANIGGIATPIGTPPNALTISILHSKNITITFLGWMLFGLPLTIILFLVIYLILKKYFKSNLREINLAQEKNNGFSNEQKLIIAVFLMTVLLWLTFELHKIPTSIVALLPVIIFSGSGLLKEEDFGRIGWDTLILMGGGLSLGMTIEKSGLSSWFVSQINFAALPNVILLTSITLITIFLTSFISNTSAAAILLPIAVSLTTKPIGPALAVGLSASIAMVLPVSTPPNAIAYGSGLIKTKDMVKYGGIIAILSAIIITLFVLLISLLVK
- the folK gene encoding 2-amino-4-hydroxy-6-hydroxymethyldihydropteridine diphosphokinase, producing MARIYLGLGSNLNDREYMIKRAIQSLNRHNINVIRISPIYETEPINDSGNNISVLPKTAPTTSAKFLNCVALAETLYEPEVLLKVINDIENNLGRKRKEGIRNLPRTIDIDILFYDDRIIDTPNLKIPHTALHKRAFVLIPLFDLNPELFHPVIKKTVKDLLKSVDKKGVVLWQSQPISTRI
- a CDS encoding deoxynucleoside kinase gives rise to the protein MAESANIDTDLRYIAIEGMIGVGKTALAIKLAEKLNARCVLEEVEENPFLANFYQDMRTYALPTQLFFLLSRHRQQQQISQQALFQERIVSDYTFYKDRIFAYLNLSDHELKLYEKIYDFLEKDVPKPDLVVYLQASIPLLLERIKKRGRSFEQDISPEYLEALSDAYNRFFLHYDATPLLIVNTANLDFVKNEDDFVTLFKEIITTTQGRRFFSPRTKKIR